Genomic window (Micropterus dolomieu isolate WLL.071019.BEF.003 ecotype Adirondacks unplaced genomic scaffold, ASM2129224v1 contig_12863, whole genome shotgun sequence):
gtgttggtgtcagtgtgtgtgtgttggtgtcagtgtgtgtgtgttagtgtcagtgtgtgtgtgttggtgtcagtgtgtgtgtgttggtgttagtgTGTGCCTCAgggtgtgttagtgtgtgttggTGGGTGTGGTCTGGATGTGGGGGCAGGGCGGGGCTCAGGGTCTTAAACACTCGGCTCTTTCACACACCGTCAGTTTGAGTCTGCAGCTCTCGGGTGAACTCAGGTACGTCAGCTCTCTTTACTTTTAACTTCTGTGTTTTTCAGCTTCTGTTCAGTGTTTATCTAACACCAGCCGTGTGACAGAAAACTCAGATTCTCAGTCTTTCCTCGGAGGCAGACCATGACGTCAAAGCAGgaagagaaacaggaagttaaagtctgaaacactttgttcttCTCTGCTGTGGCGCAGTCTGATCAGCCGCTCCTGGAGAAAGTTGATTTATCGCTTCATGCTGTTGTTCAGCCTTTATTTATAGAGCCAGCTCTGAGCAGCGAGCGCTCTGTGACTCACCTCAGACTCAGGCCTAATCTCAGTGTCCCCCCTCAACCCTGAACCCTCCCGGACTCACCGGGAAGGCACCTCGGAGTCTGAGAGTGTGGACATGGGGACTGGGCCTCAGACTCACCTGCAGGGATCATGTGTCATGTGATGTGTGGACCTTCTGCtggaggctgtgtgtgtttggcgtGAGACAGTTGACTCCACCCACCTCCAACAGAAAACCACGTCAAAGAGACATGAACCAGCGGTGGAAAATACTGAAATGCTGAGGTGCAGTACTTCAGGATTGGACAGATGTACCTGGAGGATCATGTTGGAACTTTactacagtaaacacagcaacacaactATGTAGAAATACTCAGTCTGTAGTACAATAAgttttattaacaaaatgaatttaaagtatcaaagtaaaagtactaataatgcagaaaaaagttcaaataataataaataacccAAGTCTCTGTCGAATGTTGAATGCAGAACTTTCTATACTGTAGTATTACTGCTTCTGCTGAAGTACTTCCAGCGCTAGATGTTAGTAAAACATGCCTCAGGATATATCTTTACTACAAAGTCAGATACTGTTTAAAAGATGCAACAAAatgatgatgttttattttaaataacgTCATTAAAATCCGCTCCACGTCCACCGGCTGCAACGTTAAAGCCAGAGTTAGATGATATGATTCTGCATGAGTACTTTTTTACTTGTGGTACATTCTGGTGCTAATATTTTTAAACTGTCTATACTGTAGTATTACTGTTTTTTCTGAAGTACTTATATGATATATTTCTACTACAAACTAATGCAATACATGCAGAGATACGCTGTCATTATTAATACTAGTCCAAATACTGTGTAAAGGTAACGGGTGATCAGACATTTAGCAGCTGACAGTAAAGTGTtgagagcagaagaagaagctgtctccgctctgtcctcctcctgtcaggACTCGCCCGCCACACCCACTCAGgatcttttctctctttttctttcagatCTCAGAGCAGCAGGATGGACGTGAGTCTGACTTTTACCTTTTCTCCTGATGCTCATCACTGATTTTCTGATTCATTTGCTGTTTTTAGTTATTGTGTCGTTTCAAGCTGAACTTTCTAATTTAACAAAAAGGAAATgagatttttcattttatttcagcaCGAAACCAGTTTGAGTTCACGGCAGAACAGAAAGGGTTAATGACTCGCAGCTAGTTATTAATGTCACCAGTGAGTTTCCATCCAGCTGACTTTATGCTCTTTTTCAGTTTGTGCATAAAACCACTAAACTGCATTCAGTGTTCCCCTCGGAGAGGGAAAAACTGGATGATCGCTAAAAGCAAAAGGCCACAAAGTGAAAAACACTTTGATCCAAATGTAGAAAAGGTGAACGAATGCTCGTTTCCATCCACATGAACCTTGAGTCACATGCGTCAATAGAACCTGAGAGGAACCAGACTTGATGAATAAACGCTGCTGGACGTGAAGCAGTTTTAGTGACGTCACCTCGCTgcgtcctcttcttcttctgcggtGCTTCAAACTGATTTCAGGATGGTTTGAACATATTAGTACATAAAGTACAGTCAGTTTTATGTGATACCTGTGGACCTCCACCCATCCTAAGATGCTTTTTCCTCGTCTTCTATGTGTGCGAGGTGGAGTGGATTAGAAGAAGCTCAAGTCTGTCTCTGAGCAGCTGTAGGGCAGAGTGGGGTAAAacgcgccccccccccccagtaaaataaatacctacagttgagaaattaatttgaatttaatcaaatgaattatttattttcttggaCCGTGAAACGTTCTTCTGTAAAATCTGAAGTTTCACTTGGCGCAGTGTTGAAAGAACAGGTGGAGCAGTGAGGATTATGTTTGTGTAGCGCAGAAGCAACAGAAAGTCTTTGTTGGCAGCGTTTGAAAGGGTTTCAGTTTATTGAGACAGTCCAAGGTCTCTGGAGTTCTCCAGGGCCACATTGAgatgaaaccagactaaagacGATGTCGGGGCTGTTATTAGGTGAATGCATGAAGTGGTAAACACTGAAACTCTGCGTCGTCAGGTGGATTTACTGACTCAGAGAGAGATCAGACGCTGCAGAGTATTACTCATGTTGTGTGGACAGAGTGCAGGTCCCCGCAACATGAATAATTACATTTAGGATGAAGGTTAAAGGTAGGTGGTGTTTATGGTTAGGGTCTGTAATGAATGTTGGTCAGTGTCctctggagtgtgtgtgtgtgtgtgtgtgtgtgtgatcaacAAGGCGGCGTTCATCTATAAAACCAACGCCTTCATGCAGAACATTCCTGATGAGTCTGTCACAAACACGCCCCAAATCTGCCAACCACACACACCCTGGACCCTCTGAGAACTGTGCTGAGTTCAGGGCCAGCTCGGACAGGTTTACTGCAGCTTTATTGTCTCAGAGACAGATTTGAGTCAGGCTCACCAGACTGCTGCAGTTTGTGTCTGTTCAGTGAGTGTCTGTCTCCTTCCTGCAGGTATTTAAAGGAGATCTGCACAGCTGTAACATGTTAACTGAGGTTGACTCCATATTCTGCTGCTCACTTTGCTTCTGAAAAGCAGTGTGAGCGTAAAGCAGCTCAAATGTAGTGACTTTACATTTAATCTACAGAAGCAAACTAAGTGAACACAAACTGTATCAGTCAGCTAAAAATAAATCTAGTGACGGATTGACGGTCTGCAGCCACGCTAGCAGCTCTGAGGCTTAGTTTAGggtgtaagcatgctaacattagctaattggcagctgaggctgatgggaatgtcatcagtTCTGCAGGGATTTGATCAGGAAGCAAAGTGCTGgacacattaacatgttgagctgatggtggcgctagagcaaagttcatcctgagggggacatatGGCGCTTTTCCATcaccagtaccagctcgactcgcctccACTCTagtcggccctgctccgttttccactgcagataatacccagagatagtacatagcttgtcgtcatagcgacgccacacacaactgctgtgacgtaatgttcaatgcgacacacacaccagcgacccacacagctttctcttttttaagttaaaacgttccAACATttctcagaatgtaaagacagataagcggtatgaaaagcttccagctgtgttttcctctgccgttgttgctgcagcggtctgtgtgacggcgggagcagagggctctgtgagcgggcggccggccggcctcacacgctcctcccgcgggtcacagcaggcttcccccgcagccactcgcggagctcctcaactccgaaaactctCAAGCACacttttgttccgccatcacttctcgtaaaactgtcaatattataatatctacacagctgatttcacctcaaaacttctcagaagtggatttagtgatgaaataacgtgtgaaaactgtaaaatataaaacttcctgctgctggcctctctccaaaatgtaactacacgtcgagtcgacgtgGACCATAAGCTCTGTAattggttggctgggtagcctcgcaatgcctccgagccgaccggaagtaccccgcgcATTGAAGTAACTTTGCTaacggccaaaacggcggctgtaacacagtgaatcaatatattagaccgtcacaacccgagcgaaatgactcgtttcgctatcagactGTGATCCACTCGGtcagtaacatttgaaaaggctacaccagccgcacatatacaattttacccccattcagcCTAGTGAGAAGTTCGCCTGCTCTACCGGGCAAAGTCAGCatagtggacgctgtagcgctactgccgaactagctttgggggtgtaattgcagaatgacgcacacacctacgcacaagtataaatgcatggctacgtgtgtagcctacggcgtaggtacgcacgtagaccctacgcaggagtataggAGGGCCTCAAGTcagcatgaagtcaaacgcacctaacATCATTGGAAGAAGCTCAGCGAATCTGCAGAGAGCTGGACATGTTGtgtaaaaactaaactgacttCGTGTTTGTAGAGAAATTGGAGGTTTTAACTTTCACAGCAGCATCTGTTGGATGTTAGCGTAGCTGCAGTCAGTGAACTTaactcctttctttctccctctgcagCTTTCAGATGCTCTTGGCGATTGGCCCGCTGGTGGCAACAGCCAGTCATTAGGAGAAACTGCACCTGGTCCTTGGCCCGGGCAACCCGCCAATCCTGCCTGGCCAGGTACGATCGTcgtcatcatcaccatcatcgtctttttctttattattattattattatttgatacCTTAAGGCCCCAATGTGAAGCAGGTGTTGATCTTTCATAGGCTTCTGGTTCTAAACAAACCGTATAATCCTGATGGTGATTGGTGCAGTTTAGAGGGCTTCATAGGTCCAAAACAAATGTGTAGAAAACTTACATGAAGCTGATTTGTGtaaattcagtttcaaacaAAGACCAGAGCAAGGAGTTCTGCTAGATGTAAAAGATCCCACAGCTACATCTGTTGATTGACCACCAGGAATGTTAAATCCTTGATAAACCAGGATGTATTTGTGTGACAACCAGGTCAACCAGCTGCCAACCCGGCCTGGCCCGGTCAACCAGCTGCCAACCCGGCATGGCCCGGTCAACCAGCTGCCAACCCGGCATGGCCCGGTCAACCAGCTGCCAACCCTACCTGGCCCGGAGGTCCTTCTGTAGGTGGAGGCGCCTGGCCTGGAGGTCCCTCACCTCAACCCATCGCACCTGGAGGATGGCCCAGTCCTtcacctggacctggacctggcgTCCCTGCTGCCCCCCAACAGAGTCTGGTGAGACAGATAGTCGGACAGACAGAAGGACTGATGATAGATGGGCAGATGAGTAGATGGATGGGTGGAGTTAACAGCTGTTTCCTTGTTGACAGGTGGTTCCGTACAAACAGACTCTTCCCAGTGGAGTTTATGACAAACTGCTCATCACCATCGCTGGAACCATCAAACCCAATGCTAACAAGTCAGTATGAACActttctcactcccaactcctcacatatggacgcttggtcaagaccccttgctgtcactttttaatgccctgggtaccctttagcaATGTTTTTGGTTCTCTGTTAGGTtgaggcaccaaaaccactcggtcaggttgaggcaccaaaaccactcgGTCAGGTTAAGCAACAGATTATGGTATGGGTTAAAATATCTACGTTACTTACTTGCATAACTTACGCaactcaaataaaaaccttaaatgttgactttttgtttcacactggaAAGGAACACGGGCTCCTTGGCGAAAGTCCTACCTGCCTTACTGTTAAAAAGTGACActacagggctttccccagtGCGTTGAAAGATGATGCTAAAGGGgcccccagtgcgttacaaagtGACGCCAGCGGGTCTTGACCacgcgtccatatgtgatgacttcAGATTTAAAACTGGTTGTATGAACACTTCATGTTAAATGTGCCACggaaattttaacattttatagtaCAGGTGGATTCAGCTGATCAGGGACGGTCTCTTTTATTTTACAGGATCACAGTGGATCTGAACACAGACCAAGACCTGGCCTTCCACTTCAACCCTCGCTTCAATGAGGACGGCAAGAAGGTGATCGTGAGGAACAGCTGCATCGGCAAGAActgggggagagaggagagagaactGCAGCAATTCCCCTTCGTCCCAGGGCAGCCATTCGAGgtcaagtatttaatttaaaacactaAGAATCctcatattttatgtattaattCATAATAATTAGTGAATGTACCTGAATGTACCATTCAATGTAGTTGAAGGGCCAGTCTGCAAAGATGTGATCTGGGTGGTGacagtttgtggttttgttgttgcagatgaagATCATGTGCACCAACAAAGAGTTTAAGGTGGCCGTCAACAACACTCACCTGCTGACGTTCCAACACCGGGTCACTAACCTGAGAGCCATCAACCAACTCTCC
Coding sequences:
- the LOC123966179 gene encoding galectin-3-like isoform X3, with translation MDLSDALGDWPAGGNSQSLGETAPGPWPGQPANPAWPGQPAANPAWPGQPAANPAWPGQPAANPAWPGQPAANPTWPGGPSVGGGAWPGGPSPQPIAPGGWPSPSPGPGPGVPAAPQQSLVVPYKQTLPSGVYDKLLITIAGTIKPNANKITVDLNTDQDLAFHFNPRFNEDGKKVIVRNSCIGKNWGREERELQQFPFVPGQPFEMKIMCTNKEFKVAVNNTHLLTFQHRVTNLRAINQLSIYYDLTLSRVNMETLP
- the LOC123966179 gene encoding galectin-3-like isoform X1; this translates as MYLEDHVGTLLQSQSSRMDLSDALGDWPAGGNSQSLGETAPGPWPGQPANPAWPGQPAANPAWPGQPAANPAWPGQPAANPAWPGQPAANPTWPGGPSVGGGAWPGGPSPQPIAPGGWPSPSPGPGPGVPAAPQQSLVVPYKQTLPSGVYDKLLITIAGTIKPNANKITVDLNTDQDLAFHFNPRFNEDGKKVIVRNSCIGKNWGREERELQQFPFVPGQPFEMKIMCTNKEFKVAVNNTHLLTFQHRVTNLRAINQLSIYYDLTLSRVNMETLP
- the LOC123966179 gene encoding galectin-3-like isoform X2, which produces MLRSQSSRMDLSDALGDWPAGGNSQSLGETAPGPWPGQPANPAWPGQPAANPAWPGQPAANPAWPGQPAANPAWPGQPAANPTWPGGPSVGGGAWPGGPSPQPIAPGGWPSPSPGPGPGVPAAPQQSLVVPYKQTLPSGVYDKLLITIAGTIKPNANKITVDLNTDQDLAFHFNPRFNEDGKKVIVRNSCIGKNWGREERELQQFPFVPGQPFEMKIMCTNKEFKVAVNNTHLLTFQHRVTNLRAINQLSIYYDLTLSRVNMETLP